A genomic region of Terriglobia bacterium contains the following coding sequences:
- a CDS encoding IS481 family transposase, giving the protein SQHRHEHLLPWLHHYNWHRPHGSLNHVPPISRSGLDRNNLLRLHS; this is encoded by the coding sequence TCGCAACACCGTCACGAACATCTTCTTCCCTGGCTTCACCATTACAACTGGCACCGTCCTCATGGTAGCCTCAACCATGTTCCACCTATCAGCCGCTCCGGCCTCGATCGGAACAACCTCTTGAGACTCCACAGTTAG